A genome region from Arachis duranensis cultivar V14167 chromosome 8, aradu.V14167.gnm2.J7QH, whole genome shotgun sequence includes the following:
- the LOC107461824 gene encoding CEN-like protein 2: MMMASSNAFSSSDPLTIGRVIGDVVDDFTETVKMTVTYNNKHVYNGYEFFPSSVSTKPRVHIHGGDLRSSFTLIMTDPDVPGPSDPYLREHLHWMVTDIPGTTDATFGKEVIKYEMPKPNIGIHRFVLVLYKQKRRQTVNKIPSSRDLFNTRKFAVENDLGTPVAAVFFNAQRETACRKR, encoded by the exons atgatgatggcttcatcaaATGCATTTTCATCATCAGATCCACTTACTATAGGAAGGGTGATCGGAGATGTAGTCGATGATTTCACAGAAACTGTGAAAATGACAGTCACTTACAACAACAAGCATGTCTACAATGGCTATGAGTTCTTCCCTTCTTCAGTTTCCACTAAACCTAGGGTTCATATTCATGGAGGCGACTTGAGATCCTCTTTCACTCTG ATTATGACAGATCCAGATGTTCCTGGTCCTAGTGACCCATACTTAAGAGAACACTTACACTG GATGGTGACTGATATCCCAGGCACAACGGATGCAACATTTG GAAAGGAGGTGATAAAGTATGAGATGCCAAAGCCAAACATAGGAATACATAGATTTGTTTTGGTGCTTTACAAGCAGAAGAGGAGGCAGACGGTGAACAAGATTCCCAGTTCAAGGGACCTCTTCAACACAAGGAAATTCGCAGTTGAAAATGATCTTGGCACTCCTGTGGCTGCTGTCTTCTTCAATGCTCAAAGAGAAACCGCTTGCAGAAAGCGTTGA